A genomic region of Tigriopus californicus strain San Diego chromosome 1, Tcal_SD_v2.1, whole genome shotgun sequence contains the following coding sequences:
- the LOC131889628 gene encoding uncharacterized protein DDB_G0284459-like isoform X3: MASRNKDLLSQSLKGRTSSQFRSTRVVRSQFLSRSVGEEDEDDNFDGDSIMDLKKQLALTKHELNMSKLTRSISTSGHCNGDLSHVGPGSPYRTSSGSLNGLGSRPSLNKELMQKLRSMTETIKMLSQENSSLRTENEELRDDMLVDNTPTPSMPPDNHVPQSSEIIAPKMDSQKNNDYDDLSKPQLISLILSYDAKVKALTTEVAELARCRDEVHTKSAEKDKYKALARRLKEERNQYKESLDDKLNEQSELKDEMEKMSELIGDLRENCQQLRDELLLCRSNSQSKDYPSEFISVGTQVRFPEQKSRASSLSNMKKGSAPSLESVRRAKAVYGPAKATASSAGKTRSSVSNSTSSSIVSLRDDPKQKPSPRGSPIKKPQMSGVRSPAHGVRGTPSKSGGPRIAKPVVKPSPVQMSSPSKKPLSSRSSSPLTPPKSITSNTSSGKPSPLHQGSSPARISRIPQPSPSRIPSATRYQSPSHIRQLTQHHSRAELTPSPPPPPPPSQIPEHEEATPSPPKTPVEPHSGPGPYPSTACFTNDDIEDELDSSVLRIEADGKIQMEIKSSDNSLRSRSPVLPKGQDKGDSHAGEGSSSNESNADENDEPSADDEGSRDGDHTEDKDLGGVDTPRTSRRRSEGGSLAARRVQRTWKHFYEEECHPEAETLVPESELLEERREQNPDLSLSKLAETTLSSHQGQTEESMKSLITTSSPRDLDRKYSLPSNINESVRANDDLDDAINGIECAIQGHQNRSKSLSTIKQGLKIHIARPWLKKKPAVVEESSEEEIDRVCGSIQSVIRAHDRRQKILQRLEADKDMFVSGKVDALKAKFNERRAKTAAERSDGVTDDDEDVVY, from the exons ATTTGTTGTCGCAAAGCCTTAAAGGCCGGACATCTTCCCAATTCAGGTCCACCCGCGTGGTTAGGAGTCAATTCTTGTCCAGGTCAGTTGgtgaagaggacgaggacgacaaTTTCGACGGAGACTCCATTATGGATTTGAAGAAGCAACTAGCCCTCACCAAACACGAGCTCAATATGTCCAAA CTCACGCGGTCCATCAGTACTTCGGGACATTGTAATGGCGATTTGAGTCATGTGGGTCCGGGATCACCTTATCGGACATCATCTGGATCGCTCAACGGCTTGGGATCCCGCCCGAGTTTGAATAAAGAACTTATGCAAAAGCTCCGGAGCATGACCGAAACGATCAAAATGCTCTCCCAGGAAAACTCCAGTCTAAGGACCGAGAATGAGGAGCTTCGCGATGATATGCTCGTGGATAACACACCCACTCCGTCCATGCCTCCGGACAATCATGTACCACAGTCGTCGGAAATAATTGCGCCAAAGATGGATTCGCAAAAAAACA ATGATTACGACGACCTTTCCAAACCCCAATTGATCTCCTTAATACTTTCTTACGATGCCAAGGTGAAAGCCCTTACCACAGAAGTCGCGGAATTGGCCCGATGTCGGGATGAGGTTCACACCAAAAGCGCCGAGAAGGACAAATATAAAGCCTTGGCTCGAAGACTCAAGGAAGAAAGGAACCAATACAAAGAGTCTTTGGACGATAAGTT GAATGAGCAATCCGAGTTGAaggatgaaatggaaaaaatgtccgAACTCATCGGTGATCTCCGTGAGAATTGCCAACAACTCCGAGATGAGCTCTTATTATGCAGGAGCAACAGCCAGAGCAAAGATTATCCCTCGGAATTTATCAGTGTGGGAACGCAAGTGCGGTTTCCCGAACAGAAATCCCGTGCTTCGTCCCTCAGTAATATGAAGAAAGGCTCGGCTCCCTCATTGGAATCTGTCCGTCGTGCAAAGGCTGTTTATGGCCCAGCCAAGGCCACTGCCAGCTCAGCCGGAAAAACTCGCTCCAGTGTGTCAAATTCGACCTCTTCGTCGATCGTGTCTCTCCGGGATGATCCAAAACAAAAGCCTTCCCCCCGAGGGAGCCCAATAAAGAAACCCCAAATGAGTGGAGTACGATCACCCGCCCATGGAGTTCGAGGCACTCCGTCCAAGTCTGGCGGGCCCAGAATAGCCAAACCTGTGGTAAAGCCGTCGCCGGTTCAGATGAGCAGCCCATCGAAAAAGCCTCTCTCTTCCAGATCATCCTCGCCTTTGACCCCTCCTAAGTCCATTACTAGTAACACTAGCTCTGGAAAACCCTCTCCTCTGCACCAAGGGTCCTCTCCCGCCAGAATATCCCGAATCCCCCAACCCTCTCCATCCAGAATACCAAGTGCCACACGTTACCAATCACCTTCCCATATCCGGCAGCTTACTCAGCATCACAGTAGGGCTGAATTGACTCCAAGCCCGCCCCCACCACCGCCTCCTTCTCAAATTCCAGAGCACGAGGAGGCCACGCCCAGCCCTCCAAAGACCCCTGTGGAGCCCCATAGTGGGCCAGGTCCGTATCCAAGTACTGCCTGCTTTACTAACGATGACATTGAGGACGAACTAGACTCGTCCGTGCTTCGCATAGAAGCTGACGGAAAAATCCAGATGGAAATCAAATCGAGCGACAACTCTCTGAGGTCGAGGTCCCCCGTCCTACCGAAAGGTCAGGACAAGGGCGATTCTCACGCCGGCGAAGGGTCATCATCCAATGAAAGCAATGCTGATGAAAATGACGAGCCCTCCGCCGATGACGAAGGAAGCCGAGATGGCGATCATACCGAAGACAAGGACCTTGGAGGAGTGGACACGCCCCGAACGTCGAGAAGACGGAGTGAGGGCGGGTCTCTGGCCGCCAGGCGAGTTCAAAGGACTTGGAAACACTTCTACGAAGAG GAATGTCATCCCGAGGCTGAAACGCTTGTCCCTGAATCGGAATTG TTGGAAGAGCGGAGAGAGCAGAATCCGGATTTGTCCCTGAGCAAATTGGCCGAGACCACTCTCTCTTCGCATCAAGGTCAGACCGAGGAGTCAATGAAGTCCCTCATCACAACAAGTTCACCCCGAGACCTGGATCGCAAATACTCCCTTCCCTCGAACATTAATGAATCCGTCCGTGCCAATGATGACCTCGATGACGCCATCAACGGCATCGAGTGTGCGATCCAAGGCCATCAAAATCGATCCAAATCCTTGTCGACGATCAAGCAAGGGCTGAAAATTCACATTGCTCGGCCTTGGCTGAAGAAGAAACCGGCCGTTGTGGAAGAATCATCAGAGGAGGAGATCGATCGGGTGTGTGGATCAATACAGAGCGTGATTCGAGCCCATGATCGACGCCAAAAGATCCTCCAAAGACTTGAGGCGGATAAAGACATGTTTGTGAGCGGCAAGGTGGACGCCCTGAAGGCCAAGTTCAATGAGAGGCGGGCCAAGACGGCGGCTGAGCGATCCGATGGGGTGACggatgatgacgaggatgtCGTCTACTGA